The following are from one region of the Thiocapsa rosea genome:
- a CDS encoding type II toxin-antitoxin system RelE family toxin — MTYRLQFLPEALEEWRTLDGSVKTLLRKALKKRLEQPRVPGSELHAELRDCYKIKLRKIGYRLIYAVENDVLVVLVLSVGKREEMAAYLQAIERLLTKNRTDR, encoded by the coding sequence GTGACTTACCGACTTCAGTTCTTACCCGAGGCGCTCGAGGAATGGCGGACGCTTGATGGAAGTGTCAAGACCTTGCTGCGCAAGGCCCTCAAAAAACGGCTGGAGCAGCCGCGTGTCCCGGGTTCTGAACTTCACGCAGAGCTTCGCGACTGTTACAAGATCAAACTGCGCAAGATCGGCTACCGGCTCATCTACGCCGTTGAAAATGATGTGCTGGTCGTCCTGGTACTCTCGGTCGGCAAGCGAGAGGAGATGGCGGCCTACCTGCAAGCCATTGAGCGGCTTCTAACCAAGAACAGAACTGATCGCTGA
- a CDS encoding DUF3368 domain-containing protein, which produces MPDTICNTSPLIALDNIGLLGLLEGVYGRVLVAEEVRNEFGSGLPGWIDVVPVQNRNLIRALQLSIDLGESATLALAMERQDARVILDDLKGRKAAQRLGVSFTGLLGVAIKGKQMGVIESVDNVMTRLKQEAPTQSVGASWGEPQGAQR; this is translated from the coding sequence GTGCCTGACACCATCTGTAACACGAGCCCCCTGATCGCGCTGGATAACATCGGGTTGTTGGGGCTGCTTGAAGGCGTTTACGGCCGTGTTCTCGTTGCCGAGGAGGTGCGCAACGAGTTTGGTTCCGGGCTTCCTGGCTGGATCGATGTGGTGCCTGTTCAAAACCGCAATCTTATCCGTGCCTTGCAACTTTCAATCGACCTCGGGGAATCAGCTACCCTGGCTCTGGCGATGGAACGCCAGGATGCACGCGTGATTTTGGATGATTTGAAGGGGCGCAAGGCCGCTCAGCGGCTCGGTGTGTCCTTTACGGGACTCCTCGGGGTGGCGATCAAGGGCAAACAGATGGGCGTGATCGAGTCGGTGGACAACGTGATGACCCGTCTGAAGCAAGAGGCTCCCACGCAGAGCGTGGGAGCCAGTTGGGGGGAACCTCAGGGAGCCCAGCGCTAG
- a CDS encoding type II toxin-antitoxin system Phd/YefM family antitoxin — protein sequence MDTIYADQTISMSEFKKNPAQVLRTAGDKPVAVLSHNRPAFYMVTPKLFQLLVDELADHDLVEIARERLTRRHTAIDVEIDQI from the coding sequence ATGGACACAATCTACGCTGACCAAACCATCAGCATGTCCGAGTTCAAGAAGAATCCGGCTCAAGTGCTGCGCACGGCAGGCGATAAGCCCGTGGCGGTTCTCAGCCACAACCGCCCCGCCTTCTACATGGTGACACCCAAGTTGTTCCAGCTGCTCGTCGACGAACTGGCCGACCACGACTTGGTGGAGATTGCCCGGGAGCGCTTGACGCGCAGGCACACGGCCATTGATGTCGAGATCGACCAGATCTGA